One region of Miscanthus floridulus cultivar M001 chromosome 19, ASM1932011v1, whole genome shotgun sequence genomic DNA includes:
- the LOC136525987 gene encoding uncharacterized protein encodes MYIELEPRTKGTDAFEEDVPISDSEWESDSNDDDDDYEEDEADEMVKDKVPLSNTEIVYDKNDPPMTVGNIYENMSCFKLALATHAIRNEFEFNIEKSDLGRYRAYCSAKIDGCRWRILASTGADKTTVKVKKNPYPHECQSTRSGGKVKCATKFWVCEKVKDWVFEDPRVSAMELQKRIKDKFKVVVPYKRVYNGKELAHSQLFEDWRSSFDNLYRFKLQIEESCPDSFVVIDHHTINNKIRFNRLFFAMKPCIDGFLQGCRPYLLVDSTFLTGKFRGQLCVACVVDGHNWMYPVAVGVIDSETNENWIWFMERLRDVIGSPLGLTFCTDCGQAVMAGVSETEVINQMEPQKEDCKADPEHVNTADDINTTENKGRPKTTVNKKRNLDSPAMNTRAKVSTTPDSPAMGTRRKKELDI; translated from the exons ATGTACATAGAATTAGAGCCACGGACCAAGGGTACTGATGCATTTGAGGAGGATGTACCTATTTCTGACTCTGAATGGGAATCTGAttctaatgatgatgatgatgactatgaggaGGATGAGGCAGATGAAATGGTCAAAGATAAAGTTCCACTTAGTAATACTGAAATAGTGTATGACAAAAATGACCCACCAATGACAGTAGGCAACATCTATGAAAATATGTCTTGTTTTAAGTTGGCTTTGGCTACACATGCAATCAGAAATGAGTTTGAGTTTAACATAGAGAAGAGTGATCTAGGGAGGTATAGGGCCTACTGCAGTGCCAAAATTGATGGATGTAGGTGGAGGATTCTTGCATCTACAGGTGCAGACAAGACAACAGTGAAG GTGAAGAAGAACCCATATCCTCATGAGTGTCAGAGCACAAGAAGCGGTGGTAAAGTGAAGTGTGCAACCAAGTTTTGGGTTTGTGAAAAGGTGAAGGACTGGGTATTTGAGGATCCCAGGGTGTCAGCTATGGAGCTAcagaagaggatcaaggataaATTCAAGGTGGTTGTGCCTTACAAGAGAGTATATAATGGTAAGGAACTAGCTCACAGCCAATTATTTGAAGATTGGAGGTCCAGTTTTGACAATCTGTATAGGTTCAAGTTGCAAATTGAGGAATCTTGTCCTGATAGCTTTGTAGTTATTGATCATCATACCATTAATAACAAGATTAGATTCAATAGACTGTTCTTTGCCATGAAGCCATGTATTGATGGGTTTCTTCAAGGCTGTAGGCCATACTTGTTAGTTGATAGTACATTTCTCACGGGCAAGTTTAGAGGTCAACTATGTGTAGCCTGTGTAGTAGATGGGCACAATTGGATGTATCCAGTTGCTGTTGGAGTCATAGATTCAGAAACAAATGAGAATTGGATATGGTTTATGGAGAGACTAAGAGATGTTATAGGGAGTCCACTAGGTCTGACCTTCTGTACTGATTGTGGTCAAGCAGTGATGGCCGGTGTGAGTGAG ACAGAAGTTATTAATCAAATGGAACCACAGAAGGAAGATTGCAAGGCAGATCCTGAGCATGTCAACACTGCTGATGATATCAACACAACTGAGAACAAAGGGAGACCCAAGACAACAGTGAATAAGAAAAGGAACCTTGACAGTCCTGCTATGAATACAAGAGCCAAGGTATCTACAACTCCAGATAGTCCTGCTATGGGTACCAGAAGGAAAAAGGAGCTTGACATTTAG